In one window of Tachypleus tridentatus isolate NWPU-2018 chromosome 2, ASM421037v1, whole genome shotgun sequence DNA:
- the LOC143244739 gene encoding sesquipedalian-1-like: protein MKINEKNLAQFAVAKTPVDREGWLLKRGEVNKSFQRRWFTLKGNLLFYFEKKGDKDPIGLIILEGCTIELAENEELFAFKIMFHSAGNRTYILSADSQENMESWMKALACASYDYMKLMVAELQRQLDEVNEAERKRKPKMSPPQPLRNSLPVNRSDSCLCRHQVAGGNQRFNPFNTKAEDLSKSDATEDEKKTTNDNSTKLMGSKQSFIELHEYYGRHFRKIFEEQKHKRYCNNLQQLE, encoded by the coding sequence ATGAAGATAAATGAGAAAAACCTAGCTCAATTTGCTGTTGCTAAAACTCCTGTTGATAGAGAAGGTTGGCTGCTGAAACGAGGAGAAGTTAATAAAAGTTTCCAAAGAAGATGGTTTACTTTGAAAGgaaatcttttattttactttgaaaagaAAGGTGATAAAGATCCTATAGGTTTGATTATTTTAGAAGGATGTACAATTGAGTTAgctgaaaatgaagaattgtttgctttcaaaattatgtttcatAGTGCTGGCAATAGGACATATATACTTAGTGCAGACAGTCAGGAAAACATGGAAAGTTGGATGAAAGCTTTAGCATGTGCAAGCTATGACTACATGAAGTTAATGGTTGCTGAACTGCAAAGACAACTAGATGAAGTCAATGAAGCAGAACGTAAAAGAAAACCCAAAATGTCTCCTCCCCAGCCACTAAGGAACAGCTTACCAGTGAACCGCTCTGACAGCTGCCTCTGCCGTCATCAGGTAGCAGGTGGTAACCAAAGGTTTAACCCATTCAATACCAAAGCAGAAGATCTGTCTAAGTCAGATGCCactgaagatgaaaaaaaaacaactaatgacAATTCTACTAAACTTATGGGATCAAAGCAGTCTTTCATTGAATTACATGAATATTATGGAAGACATTTTCGTAAGATCTTTGAGGAGCAGAAGCACAAAAGGTATTGCAAcaatctgcaacagcttgaatgA